The proteins below come from a single Miscanthus floridulus cultivar M001 chromosome 1, ASM1932011v1, whole genome shotgun sequence genomic window:
- the LOC136500072 gene encoding uncharacterized protein: MTEMVGSIVVGEVVNRTSDFLISKHRERLSTREAIERLEMAHIKMEAALELSGGWQQATDASLLRWRRKLRRAADECDAALHRWKLRELQEEDARERLARAPLQRRVAHAVLCFLSALLLPLLARGGGDECSRACAAVQRFERLASGAAEFLRCVKFGSAPRRLCGGGLFGFGPVVGRLGEHASYERLQGAPQQHRFLDAGPASPAELWVDSSKPCRAYPKRRASGKKLLLV, translated from the coding sequence ATGACAGAGATGGTCGGGTCCATCGTCGTCGGCGAGGTGGTGAACCGGACCTCCGACTTCCTGATCAGCAAGCACAGGGAGCGTCTGAGCACGCGAGAAGCCATCGAGCGGCTGGAGATGGCGCACATCAAGATGGAGGCCGCGCTGGAGCTGTCCGGCGGCTGGCAGCAGGCCACGGACGCGTCCCTGCTCCGCTGGCGCCGGAAGCTCCGGCGCGCCGCGGACGAGTGCGACGCCGCGCTGCACCGCTGGAAGCTGCGGGAGCTGCAGGAGGAGGACGCCCGGGAGAGACTGGCGCGGGCGCCGCTCCAGCGTCGCGTCGCGCACGCGGTCCTGTGCTTCCTCTCGGCGCTCCTCCTGCCGCTCctcgcccgcggcggcggcgacgagtgCTCCCGCGCCTGCGCCGCCGTCCAGAGGTTCGAGAGGCTGGCCAGCGGCGCCGCCGAGTTCCTCAGGTGCGTGAAGTTCGGCAGCGCGCCGCGGAGGTTGTGCGGCGGCGGCCTGTTCGGCTTCGGCCCCGTCGTTGGGAGGCTCGGTGAGCACGCGAGCTACGAGAGGCTGCAGGGAGCTCCTCAGCAGCACCGTTTCTTGGACGCTGGGCCCGCAAGTCCGGCGGAGCTTTGGGTGGACAGCAGCAAGCCCTGCCGTGCTTACCCGAAGCGAAGGGCGTCCGGGAAGAAACTGCTGCTGGTATGA
- the LOC136545971 gene encoding aspartic proteinase nepenthesin-1-like isoform X2: MELTQVQMKQLQKIALLLFSFKKMVLWLPLLALTFSCCDAAALKLHAHHADGGRSLTRRGLLHRMAARSEARAARLLSASERATSARVDPGPYTNGVPDTEYLVHLAIGTPPQPVQLILDTGSDLVWTQCRPCPVCFSRALGPLDPSNSSTFHVLPCSSSMCDNLTWSSCGKQNWGNQTCVYVYAYADGSITTGHLDADTFTFAAADGTGQATVLDLAFGCGLFNNGIFTSNETGIAGFGRGALSLPSQLKVDNFSHCFTAITGSEPSSVLLGLPANLYSDASGEVQSTPLVQNFSSLKAYYLSLKGITVGSTRLPIPESTFALKQDGTGGTIIDSGTGMTTLPQDAYKLVHDAFTAQVRLPVDNETSSSLSQLCFSVPRRAKPDVPKLVLHFEGATLDLPRENYMFEFEDAGGSVTCLAINAGDDLTIIGNYQQQNLHVLYDLVGNMLSFVPAQCNRL, from the coding sequence ATGGAACTGACCCAAGTGCAAATGAAGCAGCTTCAGAAGATAGCTCTCCTACTGTTCTCGTTCAAAAAGATGGTTCTCTGGCTGCCGTTGCTTGCTCTGACCTTTTCTTGCTGCGATGCGGCAGCACTGAAGCTGCACGCCCACCACGCGGACGGCGGCCGCAGCCTCACCCGCCGCGGGCTGCTGCACCGCATGGCCGCGCGCAGCGAGGCCCGCGCCGCGCGGCTGCTCTCGGCCTCGGAGCGCGCGACAAGTGCCCGCGTAGACCCGGGACCTTACACCAACGGCGTCCCCGACACGGAGTACCTGGTGCACCTTGCCATCGGCACGCCGCCGCAGCCCGTGCAGCTCATCCTCGACACCGGGAGCGACCTCGTCTGGACGCAGTGCCGACCGTGCCCCGTCTGCTTCAGCCGGGCGCTCGGACCGTTGGACCCGTCCAACTCCTCCACGTTCCACGTGCTCCCCTGCAGCTCGTCAATGTGCGACAACCTCACCTGGTCGTCTTGCGGCAAGCAGAACTGGGGAAACCAAACCTGTGTCTACGTCTACGCATACGCCGACGGCTCCATAACCACCGGCCACCTCGACGCCGACACCTTCACGTTCGCGGCCGCCGATGGCACCGGGCAGGCCACCGTTCTGGACCTGGCCTTCGGCTGCGGTCTCTTCAACAACGGGATTTTCACGTCCAATGAGACCGGCATCGCCGGCTTCGGGCGCGGAGCGTTGTCCCTGCCGTCGCAGCTCAAAGTGGACAACTTCTCCCACTGTTTCACCGCCATAACGGGGTCGGAGCCCAGCTCTGTCCTGCTCGGCCTTCCGGCCAACCTTTACAGCGACGCCAGTGGCGAAGTCCAGTCCACTCCTCTGGTCCAGAACTTCTCGTCTCTGAAAGCATACTACCTGTCACTAAAGGGCATAACCGTCGGCTCGACGAGGCTGCCGATTCCTGAGTCGACGTTCGCGTTGAAGCAGGACGGGACGGGTGGCACGATCATCGACTCTGGCACCGGCATGACAACGCTGCCCCAGGACGCGTACAAGCTCGTGCACGACGCGTTCACGGCTCAGGTGAGGCTGCCCGTGGACAACGAGACGTCGTCGTCGCTCTCGCAGCTCTGCTTCTCGGTGCCGCGGCGAGCTAAACCCGACGTGCCAAAGCTGGTATTGCACTTTGAGGGCGCAACGCTGGACCTGCCGAGGGAGAACTACATGTTTGAATTCGAGGACGCAGGCGGCAGCGTCACCTGCCTTGCTATCAACGCCGGCGATGACCTGACCATCATCGGCAATTACCAGCAACAGAATCTCCACGTCCTCTACGACCTGGTGGGCAACATGTTATCTTTTGTTCCTGCTCAGTGCAACAGGCTTTAG
- the LOC136545971 gene encoding pentatricopeptide repeat-containing protein At1g56690, mitochondrial-like isoform X1: MRLSAVRFLQSSSAPAVVDANARIARLARTGNMEGARATFEAMPLRTTASYNALLAGYFRNHLPDAALRVFQRMPSRDLASYNALISGLSLRRHTLPDAAAALATIPYPPSVVSFTSLLRGYARHGLLADAIQLFGQMPERNHISYTVLLGGFLDAGRVDEARKLFDEMPTKDVVAWTAMLSGYCQVGRIAEARTLFDEMPKRNVVSWTAMVSGYAQNGQVNLARKLFEVMPERNEVSWTAMLFGYIQAGRIEDAEELFNAMPDHPLAACNAMIVGFGQRGMVDAAKAVFNRMCETDDGTWSAIIKAYEQNEFLMEALSTFREMLYIGIRPNYPSVISVLTVCAALAVLDYGREVHGAMLRCSFDMDIFAVSALITMYIKCGNLDKAKRVFDMFEPKDVVMWNSMITGYAQHGLAEEALCIFDDMRLAGMVPDGITYIGALTACSYTGKVKEGRDFFNSMGTNSGIKPGLEHYACMVDLLGRAGLVEEALDLIKTMPVEPDAVIWGALMGACRMHKNAEIAEISAKKLLELEPGNAGPYVLLSHIYTSSGRWEDASKMRKFISSRHLNKSPGCSWIEYDKRVHLFTSGDVLAHPEHAIILKMLEKLDGLLMESGYSADGSFVLHDIDDEQKTHSLRYHSERQAVAYGLLKIPEELPIRVMKNLRVCSDCHSAIKLIAKITSREIILRDANRFHRFKDGFCSCRDYW; the protein is encoded by the coding sequence ATGCGCCTCTCGGCCGTCCGCTTCCTGCAGTCCAGCTCGGCGCCGGCGGTAGTGGACGCGAACGCGCGTATCGCCCGGCTAGCACGCACGGGGAACATGGAGGGCGCTCGCGCCACATTCGAGGCCATGCCGCTCCGCACCACCGCCTCCTACAACGCCCTCCTTGCCGGCTACTTCCGCAATCACCTCCCCGACGCCGCGCTCCGCGTCTTCCAGCGGATGCCCTCGCGGGACCTCGCTTCCTACAACGCGCTCATCTCTGGCCTGTCCCTGCGCCGTCACACCCTCCCCGACGCCGCCGCGGCGCTCGCCACCATTCCCTACCCGCCCTCGGTCGTCTCCTTCACATCCCTCCTGCGCGGGTACGCGCGCCACGGCCTCCTGGCTGACGCCATACAGCTGTTCGGCCAGATGCCTGAGCGCAACCACATATCGTACACGGTGCTACTCGGTGGCTTTCTGGACGCCGGCCGTGTTGACGAGGCTCGCAAGTTGTTTGACGAAATGCCCACAAAGGATGTTGTTGCGTGGACTGCCATGCTGTCTGGGTACTGCCAGGTTGGTCGGATTGCTGAGGCGCGCAcactgtttgatgaaatgccaaaGAGGAATGTTGTGTCGTGGACCGCTATGGTCTCTGGCTACGCTCAGAATGGGCAGGTGAACCTTGCTCGGAAGCTGTTTGAGGTGATGCCTGAGCGAAATGAGGTGTCGTGGACTGCAATGCTATTTGGGTATATACAGGCTGGCCGCATAGAGGATGCTGAGGAGCTGTTTAATGCAATGCCAGATCACCCATTGGCCGCCTGCAATGCGATGATAGTTGGGTTTGGGCAGCGGGGGATGGTGGATGCTGCCAAGGCAGTCTTCAACAGGATGTGTGAGACTGATGATGGAACATGGAGTGCAATCATCAAAGCATATGAACAGAATGAATTCTTGATGGAGGCACTGTCTACCTTCCGTGAGATGTTGTACATTGGAATCCGTCCAAACTACCCATCAGTCATCAGCGTCCTCACGGTATGTGCAGCACTGGCTGTTCTTGATTATGGGAGAGAGGTCCATGGCGCAATGCTGAGGTGCTCCTTTGATATGGACATCTTTGCCGTGTCAGCATTAATCACAATGTATATCAAATGTGGGAATTTGGATAAGGCCAAAAGGGTCTTTGACATGTTTGagcccaaagatgttgtgatGTGGAACTCCATGATCACTGGTTATGCCCAACATGGGTTGGCAGAGGAAGCACTCTGCATATTTGATGACATGAGGTTGGCTGGGATGGTGCCTGATGGAATTACATATATAGGGGCCCTTACAGCATGTAGCTACACAGGAAAAGTTAAAGAAGGCAGGGATTTTTTTAATTCTATGGGTACAAATTCTGGCATCAAACCTGGATTGGAGCATTATGCTTGTATGGTTGATTTGCTTGGTCGAGCTGGACTTGTGGAGGAAGCACTGGATTTGATAAAGACCATGCCAGTTGAACCAGATGCTGTCATCTGGGGAGCTTTGATGGGAGCCTGTAGGATGCACAAGAATGCTGAGATTGCTGAGATTTCTGCTAAGAAGCTTTTAGAACTAGAGCCTGGAAATGCTGGACCATATGTCTTGCTGTCTCACATTTATACATCCTCTGGAAGATGGGAAGATGCTTCTAAGATGCGGAAATTCATTAGCTCAAGGCATTTGAACAAATCACCAGGCTGTAGTTGGATAGAATACGACAAGAGGGTGCATCTCTTCACATCGGGTGATGTATTAGCACATCCAGAGCATGCTATTATCCTTAAAATGCTGGAGAAGTTAGATGGGTTGTTGATGGAATCTGGATACTCAGCTGATGGAAGTTTTGTGCTTCATGATATAGATGATGAGCAAAAAACTCATAGCCTACGGTATCACAGTGAGAGGCAGGCTGTGGCATATGGACTATTGAAAATCCCAGAAGAATTGCCTATTCGTGTCATGAAAAATCTCAGAGTCTGTAGTGATTGCCACTCTGCAATAAAGTTGATCGCTAAGATAACATCTCGGGAAATCATACTGAGAGATGCAAATCGGTTCCATCGTTTCAAAGATGGGTTTTGCTCATGCAGGGACTATTGGTGA